The Nitrospira tepida genome includes a window with the following:
- a CDS encoding response regulator — protein sequence MVVPEQVTPIEILLVEDNPGDVRLTMEALKEAKVINNLTVLKDGAEALAFLHRQGQYAKAPRPHLILLDLNLPKKDGREVLADIKADPTLRRIPVVVLTTSQDEQDVYKSYNLHANCFITKPVDLEQFVKVVRSIEDFWLGIVVLPVNGRG from the coding sequence ATGGTCGTTCCAGAGCAGGTGACTCCAATTGAAATTCTCTTGGTCGAGGATAACCCCGGCGATGTCCGCCTTACGATGGAGGCCCTGAAAGAAGCGAAGGTGATCAACAACCTGACGGTGCTCAAGGACGGTGCCGAAGCCCTGGCCTTTCTTCACCGTCAGGGCCAGTATGCCAAGGCGCCGCGCCCTCACCTCATTCTCTTGGACTTGAATCTGCCCAAGAAAGACGGGCGCGAGGTGCTCGCCGATATCAAGGCCGACCCCACGTTGAGGCGCATTCCGGTCGTCGTGCTGACCACCTCTCAAGATGAACAAGATGTGTACAAGAGTTACAACCTTCACGCGAACTGTTTTATTACGAAGCCGGTCGATTTGGAGCAGTTCGTCAAGGTGGTCCGATCCATCGAGGACTTTTGGCTCGGCATCGTCGTCCTGCCGGTCAACGGGAGAGGCTGA
- a CDS encoding sensor histidine kinase: protein MASDRQSSTVTAASTTDRTRWTTTLLPLALLVCFAVAVGLGLYALSSLRTIMVAERGSELAQNAAAVADTLDRVLFERFGDIQLFANDGILREGTPADKTARLLHYKHLYWYYSWLGVTDERGRLIAATAPFSPQSAAGSIPDTFDGVRRTGMVHMEDVHDSPDSPGTLVVGFSAPLYGARGEFRGMVITRVPVENLRTVFEQEGRLRYGEGAYDWLLLARDGTIISEKTGPTGATESPIKVELLSQARAAADRDRPGYVEELHHRRGTSVVTGYARTRGYRNFGGFNWTVLFRLDHDEIYAPIDRLIWRVGGIGLLITLPLTGFGIWVSWRLGRERNDLLKTRRELEESVAELGRSNAELQQFAYVASHDLQEPLRMVSSYTQLLAKRYKGKLDADADEFIAYAVDGATRMQRLIHDLLAYSRVSTRGRDFEAVSLEAVLMYALDNLKKAIEESGAVVTHQELPVVTGDERQLVQLFQNLLSNAIKFGENQPPRVHVSAKSADSAWLVSVRDNGIGLEPQFADRIFVIFQRLHNRAEYPGTGIGLAICKKIVERHGGRIWVESELGKGATFYFTIPVHHGKSANPEARPMPRTPRT from the coding sequence ATGGCAAGCGACAGACAATCTTCGACTGTGACGGCCGCATCGACCACGGACCGAACGCGCTGGACGACCACGCTTCTTCCGCTTGCCCTGTTGGTCTGTTTCGCGGTCGCGGTGGGGTTGGGGCTCTATGCCCTGTCCTCCTTGCGCACCATCATGGTGGCTGAACGGGGCAGCGAGCTGGCGCAGAACGCGGCCGCGGTCGCGGACACGCTCGACCGGGTGCTGTTTGAGCGCTTCGGCGATATCCAGTTGTTCGCCAACGACGGCATCCTCCGGGAGGGGACGCCGGCCGACAAGACCGCGAGGCTCCTGCACTACAAACACCTCTATTGGTATTACTCCTGGCTGGGGGTCACCGATGAGCGGGGCCGCCTCATTGCGGCGACCGCCCCGTTTTCCCCGCAGAGCGCCGCCGGCTCGATCCCCGACACGTTTGACGGGGTACGGCGGACCGGCATGGTTCACATGGAAGACGTGCATGATTCGCCCGATTCCCCCGGGACCTTGGTTGTGGGATTCTCCGCGCCGCTCTATGGGGCGCGGGGAGAGTTTCGCGGGATGGTGATCACCCGAGTCCCGGTCGAGAATCTGCGAACCGTGTTCGAGCAGGAGGGCCGGCTGCGCTATGGAGAAGGCGCCTACGATTGGCTGCTGCTCGCTCGGGACGGCACGATCATCAGCGAGAAAACCGGACCGACGGGCGCAACGGAGAGTCCGATCAAGGTGGAGTTGCTCTCGCAAGCCAGGGCCGCCGCCGACCGGGACCGGCCCGGGTATGTGGAAGAACTCCACCATCGCCGGGGAACCTCCGTCGTGACCGGCTATGCGAGAACCAGAGGGTATCGCAACTTCGGCGGATTCAACTGGACGGTCCTGTTCCGCCTGGACCACGACGAGATCTATGCCCCCATCGATCGATTGATCTGGCGGGTGGGAGGGATCGGCCTGCTGATCACCCTCCCGCTGACCGGATTCGGCATCTGGGTGTCCTGGAGACTGGGGCGCGAGCGGAACGATCTCCTGAAGACGCGGCGCGAGTTGGAGGAGTCCGTGGCGGAACTCGGCCGATCCAATGCGGAATTGCAGCAGTTCGCCTATGTGGCCTCGCATGACTTGCAGGAGCCCCTCCGGATGGTGAGCAGCTACACGCAGCTTTTGGCGAAGCGGTACAAAGGCAAGCTTGATGCCGACGCAGACGAGTTCATCGCCTATGCGGTGGACGGCGCCACCCGCATGCAGCGGCTCATTCACGATCTCCTGGCCTATTCCCGGGTCAGCACCAGAGGCCGTGACTTCGAAGCCGTCTCGCTGGAAGCCGTGCTGATGTATGCGCTGGACAACCTGAAAAAGGCCATCGAGGAGAGCGGCGCGGTCGTAACCCATCAGGAACTCCCGGTCGTGACGGGCGATGAACGGCAGTTGGTGCAGCTCTTCCAGAATCTCCTGAGCAACGCCATCAAATTCGGAGAGAATCAGCCGCCGCGGGTCCATGTGTCCGCCAAATCCGCCGACAGCGCCTGGCTGGTTTCCGTTCGTGACAACGGCATCGGACTTGAGCCACAATTCGCGGACCGGATCTTCGTCATCTTCCAGCGGCTGCACAACCGGGCGGAATACCCGGGAACCGGCATCGGCCTTGCCATCTGCAAGAAGATCGTCGAGCGCCACGGCGGGCGCATTTGGGTGGAATCAGAGTTGGGCAAGGGAGCCACGTTCTATTTCACGATCCCCGTTCACCACGGGAAGTCCGCAAACCCCGAGGCGCGGCCAATGCCCCGGACGCCGCGTACCTGA
- a CDS encoding arsenite methyltransferase: MNTDEIRETVKKEYGQAALRVKEGGSSCCGPRLDPAKLDPITSNLYGAHETDGLPTEALAASLGCGNPTALAELHPGETVLDLGSGGGIDVLLSAKRVGPSGKVYGIDMTDEMLALARENQAKAGVANVEFLKGEIEAIPLPDQSVDVIISNCVINLSGEKERVLAEAFRVLRPGGRLAVSDIVVRGAVPAEIKKSMELWAGCVAGALEESEYRRLLAKAGFQDITIEPTRIYRAEDAREFLAGMEADVARIAAAVDGTFMSAFVRAEKPADSARA, translated from the coding sequence GTGAATACCGATGAGATTCGGGAAACAGTGAAAAAGGAATATGGACAAGCCGCGCTGCGGGTCAAAGAGGGGGGAAGCTCCTGCTGCGGTCCTCGACTCGATCCAGCCAAGCTCGATCCCATCACGTCCAACCTCTACGGCGCGCATGAAACCGATGGATTGCCCACGGAAGCCTTGGCGGCCTCGCTCGGCTGCGGGAATCCAACCGCGCTGGCCGAACTGCATCCGGGAGAAACGGTGCTCGATCTGGGATCGGGAGGCGGCATCGACGTGTTGCTGTCGGCCAAACGGGTCGGACCGAGCGGCAAGGTCTATGGCATCGACATGACCGACGAAATGCTGGCCCTGGCGCGGGAGAACCAGGCCAAGGCCGGGGTCGCCAATGTGGAGTTTCTCAAGGGCGAGATCGAAGCGATCCCGCTGCCGGACCAGTCGGTGGATGTGATCATCTCGAACTGCGTCATCAACCTGTCCGGCGAGAAGGAACGGGTGCTGGCGGAGGCCTTCCGAGTGCTTCGACCGGGAGGCCGGTTGGCCGTGTCCGACATCGTCGTGCGGGGGGCCGTGCCGGCGGAGATCAAGAAGAGCATGGAACTCTGGGCCGGCTGCGTCGCCGGCGCCTTGGAAGAGAGCGAGTACCGGCGCCTGCTTGCAAAGGCCGGTTTTCAGGATATCACGATCGAGCCCACGCGGATCTACCGCGCGGAGGACGCCAGGGAGTTCCTGGCCGGGATGGAGGCGGATGTCGCGCGCATCGCCGCCGCCGTGGACGGTACATTCATGAGCGCCTTCGTGCGGGCGGAGAAGCCGGCGGATTCTGCAAGAGCATGA
- a CDS encoding DUF6010 family protein: MTKDVCELHKKRLPPALFSSLLSLTRNRPARIKNVNWVGSSFDTARRYLMAVVVGVLLAIAIAALAKFTRFDEDRSFYATVLVVIASYYVLFAVLDGSSHVLVWELVIAIAFSMVAIIGALFLPTLVGTGIIAHGLFDLVHDVIIENSGVPTWWPSFCGSLDVLLGLWVITSLRSRLTCSMR; the protein is encoded by the coding sequence ATGACAAAGGATGTCTGTGAGCTTCACAAGAAAAGACTCCCGCCCGCTTTGTTTTCCTCGCTGCTATCCCTCACACGCAATAGACCTGCCCGTATCAAAAATGTAAACTGGGTCGGTTCCTCATTCGACACCGCGAGGCGTTACCTGATGGCCGTTGTTGTTGGCGTTCTCCTTGCTATTGCGATCGCAGCACTTGCCAAGTTCACACGCTTCGATGAAGACCGCAGCTTCTATGCCACTGTTCTCGTCGTCATCGCGTCATATTATGTGCTGTTCGCAGTTTTAGACGGTTCAAGTCACGTGTTGGTCTGGGAACTGGTAATAGCCATCGCGTTTTCAATGGTAGCGATAATCGGGGCTCTCTTTCTTCCCACGCTAGTGGGGACTGGGATCATTGCACACGGTCTCTTTGATCTTGTGCATGATGTTATCATTGAGAACTCTGGCGTCCCGACCTGGTGGCCCAGCTTTTGCGGGAGCTTGGATGTATTGTTGGGGCTGTGGGTGATTACCTCTCTCCGTTCACGACTCACGTGTTCAATGCGCTAG
- a CDS encoding methyltransferase family protein, with translation MFNALELKVPPLALVFLFSVLMWLASAYSAFTIALPWRSVFALILCALGFAIVSVGVSAFRRAKTTVNPLTPEATTTMVTSGIYRFTRNPMYLGFLLVLAGWAMYLSNLLAFALLPLFVWYMNRFQIVPEERALCAKFSHAFTSYKCSVRRWL, from the coding sequence GTGTTCAATGCGCTAGAATTGAAAGTGCCCCCACTTGCGCTCGTATTCCTGTTCAGCGTTCTGATGTGGCTCGCCTCTGCCTATTCTGCGTTCACCATCGCACTGCCATGGCGCTCGGTGTTCGCCCTTATTTTGTGCGCCCTGGGGTTCGCGATCGTTTCGGTGGGCGTCTCGGCGTTCCGCCGGGCGAAAACCACTGTCAATCCGCTCACACCGGAGGCGACCACGACCATGGTGACCTCGGGCATCTACCGCTTCACCCGTAACCCGATGTACCTCGGCTTCCTCTTGGTTCTTGCGGGGTGGGCGATGTATCTCTCCAATTTACTGGCATTCGCACTCCTTCCCCTGTTCGTGTGGTATATGAATCGATTTCAAATCGTACCTGAGGAACGAGCCTTGTGCGCCAAATTCTCGCATGCATTCACGTCGTACAAGTGTTCTGTTCGCCGATGGTTATGA
- a CDS encoding type II toxin-antitoxin system RelE/ParE family toxin, with translation MKGERKGTWAVKVSGNWRLTFRFTDGDGDIVDYEDYH, from the coding sequence GTGAAAGGCGAACGCAAGGGCACCTGGGCGGTGAAAGTCAGCGGCAATTGGCGTCTGACCTTCCGATTCACCGATGGCGATGGCGACATTGTAGATTATGAGGATTACCATTGA
- a CDS encoding HigA family addiction module antitoxin, with amino-acid sequence MGMHNPAHPGEILKELVIDPLGLSVTDAAHHLGVSRKTLSKVLNGRGTVTPEMALRLEMTFGKPDAAHWLRLQNAYDLWQMRQHSRRIQVSPITAHAV; translated from the coding sequence ATGGGCATGCACAACCCGGCCCATCCGGGAGAGATTCTCAAGGAGTTGGTGATCGACCCATTGGGCTTGTCCGTCACCGATGCGGCCCACCATCTCGGAGTGAGCCGCAAGACCCTGTCCAAGGTACTGAACGGGCGCGGTACGGTGACGCCGGAGATGGCGTTACGGCTTGAAATGACGTTCGGGAAACCCGATGCGGCGCATTGGCTCAGGCTACAGAATGCCTATGACCTTTGGCAGATGCGACAGCATTCCCGCAGGATTCAAGTCTCGCCTATTACGGCTCATGCCGTTTAG
- a CDS encoding type II toxin-antitoxin system RelE family toxin, with translation MAFELRFKKTVLKDLQDLPQLDQERLLEAIHKELAPSPYQGKALTGEFKGLYRWRVGRFRIVYEIQKSPSVVLILRIGLRKDVYR, from the coding sequence TTGGCATTTGAACTACGCTTCAAGAAAACAGTCCTCAAGGACCTTCAGGATCTTCCACAGCTTGACCAGGAACGGCTGCTGGAGGCCATACATAAAGAGTTGGCTCCAAGTCCGTACCAGGGCAAGGCGTTGACGGGTGAGTTCAAAGGGCTGTACCGCTGGCGCGTGGGGCGCTTCCGGATCGTCTATGAAATTCAGAAATCGCCGTCCGTTGTTCTTATCCTTCGGATCGGCCTCCGGAAGGATGTGTATCGGTAA
- a CDS encoding ribbon-helix-helix protein, CopG family, whose amino-acid sequence MAVLTLRLDEQTDRKLRRLAKESERPKSYFIKKALELYLQEYEDYQIALARRADRDDDILTLAQVRKALGI is encoded by the coding sequence ATGGCAGTCTTAACGTTGAGGCTCGATGAACAAACGGATCGGAAACTGCGGAGGCTCGCGAAGGAGAGCGAACGCCCTAAGAGCTACTTCATTAAGAAGGCGCTTGAGCTCTACCTTCAGGAGTACGAGGATTATCAGATCGCCTTGGCTCGCCGCGCCGATAGGGACGATGACATTCTCACCCTGGCGCAAGTGAGGAAGGCGCTTGGCATTTGA
- a CDS encoding cation:proton antiporter produces MDPIFATAALWLALAVVSALIAAHLRLSIALIEICLGVAVAALAGWLPIEHVLAADSDWIRFLASSGAVVLTFLAGAELDPQVMRTKLQEVGMVGLIGFLAPFLGCAAVAFSVLGWDAKASWLCGVALSTTSMAVVYAVLLETGFNRTEFGKGLLGSCFVNDLGTVVALGVLFAPFTYKTLIFLAGSAVAISSLPRLTTWLTRHYANRTAAIRTKWVMVVLFGLGALALWSGSEAVLPAYLAGMVLAGSAARDTHWIRRLRTLTVGFLTPFYFIRAGTLVSLPALLAAPLILMVLLVAKVVSKIFGLYPVISLFRRERNERWYYTLLMSTGLTFGTISAIYGLAHEIVTQEQYSYLVAAVIASAVVPTVIAGAAFVPTHLLPEGSHLGKPARRINGPSEEG; encoded by the coding sequence ATGGACCCCATCTTTGCGACCGCTGCGCTCTGGCTGGCCCTCGCCGTTGTTTCTGCTCTGATCGCCGCCCACCTTCGCCTCTCCATCGCGCTGATCGAGATCTGTCTGGGCGTGGCGGTCGCCGCCCTCGCCGGCTGGCTTCCTATCGAGCATGTCCTGGCCGCCGACTCGGACTGGATCAGGTTTCTTGCTTCCTCCGGGGCGGTCGTGCTCACGTTTCTGGCCGGCGCGGAACTCGATCCTCAGGTCATGCGGACCAAGCTCCAGGAAGTGGGCATGGTCGGACTGATCGGTTTTCTGGCGCCGTTTCTGGGCTGCGCCGCGGTGGCCTTCTCTGTCCTCGGGTGGGATGCCAAGGCGAGTTGGCTCTGCGGCGTGGCTCTCTCCACGACCTCCATGGCGGTGGTCTATGCCGTGCTGTTGGAAACGGGGTTCAACCGGACGGAATTCGGGAAGGGCCTGCTCGGGTCCTGCTTCGTCAACGATCTCGGAACGGTCGTTGCGCTCGGCGTCCTCTTTGCGCCCTTTACCTACAAGACCCTGATCTTTCTCGCGGGCAGCGCGGTCGCGATCTCCTCCTTGCCCAGACTGACGACCTGGTTGACCCGTCACTATGCCAACCGGACGGCGGCGATCCGGACGAAATGGGTGATGGTCGTGCTCTTTGGCCTCGGCGCCTTGGCCCTCTGGTCCGGAAGCGAAGCCGTGCTGCCGGCCTATCTGGCCGGGATGGTTCTCGCCGGGAGCGCCGCGCGCGATACCCATTGGATTCGCCGGCTCCGGACCTTGACGGTCGGTTTCCTCACGCCGTTTTATTTCATCCGGGCGGGAACGTTGGTGTCGCTGCCTGCGCTGCTGGCTGCGCCTTTGATCTTGATGGTGCTCTTGGTCGCGAAGGTCGTCTCCAAGATCTTCGGCCTCTATCCGGTCATCAGCCTGTTTCGGCGGGAACGCAATGAACGCTGGTACTACACGTTGTTGATGTCCACCGGCCTGACCTTCGGGACGATCTCGGCCATCTATGGCTTGGCGCACGAGATCGTGACGCAGGAGCAATATTCCTATCTCGTGGCGGCGGTGATCGCGAGCGCGGTCGTTCCCACCGTGATCGCCGGGGCGGCCTTTGTGCCGACGCATCTGCTGCCGGAGGGATCACACCTGGGCAAACCTGCGAGACGGATCAACGGGCCAAGCGAGGAGGGATAG
- a CDS encoding MFS transporter, which produces MLAASWINRSVLGIVLATFFSDVSHEMCTAVLPLYLATLGLGPAALGLMEGLADFLVSLSKLAGGVVGHHTDYKRPLASLGYLITALATAAMGLAAGVSALVGLRSLAWIGRGFRGPLRDDLLADAVEPTHYGRAYGLERAGDMLGAVLGPLTAALLIWGGSEFRTVILWTVVPGLLAAASLFFLTKERHRGSSATTRQPSHRPGLSAFPRSFWILLAGVSLFGLGDFSRTFLIWVAAQHFDGPVAPGAAMHSGMTLSTAVLLYALHNLVSAAVAYPVGHLGDRGSKLQILLWGYGLGVVTNLLLALAGGSTGGILAVILLSGCYIAVEETLEKAVAAELLPRAMRSLGFGLLACANAVGDMLSSLSVGYLLEAQRATVAFGAAAAVGAMGLLWLVLMRGRITPTAAP; this is translated from the coding sequence ATGCTCGCTGCCTCGTGGATCAACCGGTCGGTGCTCGGGATCGTCCTCGCGACGTTCTTCTCCGATGTCAGCCATGAAATGTGCACGGCGGTCCTCCCGCTCTACCTGGCCACATTAGGGCTGGGGCCGGCCGCGCTCGGCCTGATGGAGGGCCTCGCCGATTTTCTGGTCAGCCTTTCCAAACTGGCCGGCGGGGTCGTCGGGCACCACACGGATTACAAGCGCCCCCTGGCCTCGCTCGGCTATCTCATCACCGCCTTGGCGACCGCAGCCATGGGACTCGCCGCGGGCGTCAGCGCGCTGGTCGGCCTTCGCAGTTTGGCCTGGATCGGCCGTGGCTTTCGCGGACCGCTGCGGGATGATCTGCTCGCAGACGCCGTCGAGCCCACTCACTATGGACGGGCCTATGGATTGGAACGGGCCGGTGACATGCTCGGGGCGGTGCTCGGCCCCTTGACCGCCGCGCTGCTGATTTGGGGCGGGAGTGAATTCCGCACGGTCATTCTCTGGACCGTGGTTCCCGGGCTGTTGGCTGCGGCATCCCTCTTCTTCCTCACGAAGGAACGACATCGGGGATCTTCGGCAACCACGCGCCAGCCAAGCCATCGACCGGGCCTGTCGGCCTTTCCCCGTTCGTTCTGGATCTTGCTCGCGGGCGTGTCGCTGTTCGGCCTGGGAGACTTCTCCCGGACATTCCTCATTTGGGTCGCGGCCCAACACTTTGACGGCCCGGTGGCGCCGGGAGCGGCGATGCATTCGGGCATGACCCTTTCCACGGCCGTGCTCCTCTATGCGCTGCACAACCTCGTGAGCGCCGCGGTGGCCTATCCGGTCGGCCACCTGGGAGACCGAGGGTCCAAGCTCCAGATTCTACTTTGGGGTTACGGACTCGGCGTCGTCACCAACCTGCTGCTGGCCCTTGCCGGCGGATCGACCGGTGGGATTCTGGCCGTGATACTGCTATCCGGCTGCTACATCGCGGTGGAGGAAACGTTGGAGAAGGCGGTGGCCGCCGAGCTGCTGCCCCGCGCGATGCGGAGCTTGGGGTTCGGCCTGCTGGCCTGCGCCAATGCGGTCGGCGATATGTTGTCGAGCCTCTCGGTCGGCTACCTGTTGGAAGCGCAACGAGCCACCGTGGCGTTTGGAGCGGCGGCGGCGGTCGGAGCAATGGGCCTCCTATGGTTGGTACTCATGCGGGGCCGGATCACACCTACCGCGGCGCCGTGA
- a CDS encoding glycosyl transferase — protein MSDFFQNGVVTVLHRLGQDNLPQLEADLRAYAETNPIALVLPSLFAELSRPALRQIVATLRDVTYLNEIVISLDKASPLEFRYAKEYFSVLPQRVRLIWNDGPGIQDILRRLESCAIDIGLAGKGRGCWMAFGYVLARGRSRVLALHDCDILSYTRHYLARLCYPIANPNMGYEFCKGYYSRITDRLHGRVTRLFFTPLVRSLQKLAGPQPLLTFLDSFRYPLAGEFAMVKDLAWINRIPGDWGLEVGVLSEIHRNCALRRVCQVDIADTYEHKHQDLSGGDPNAGLLKMCVDITKALFRNLASEGLVLSDGVLKTLQATYLQGAQEAIGRYEHDAAINSLRFDRHEERKAVEVFLHGMKLATESFQNDPLGVPMISNWSRVAAAVPDVFSRLIDVVENDHQWDPTAAMASVS, from the coding sequence GTGTCGGACTTTTTCCAAAACGGCGTCGTGACCGTGTTGCACCGGCTCGGTCAGGATAATCTGCCTCAGCTTGAGGCGGACCTGCGAGCCTACGCCGAAACCAATCCGATCGCGCTGGTGCTGCCCTCCCTGTTCGCCGAATTGTCTCGTCCCGCGCTCCGGCAGATCGTTGCGACGCTCCGGGACGTCACTTACCTGAACGAGATCGTGATCTCGCTGGACAAGGCTTCGCCGCTCGAATTTCGGTACGCCAAGGAATATTTTTCCGTCCTGCCGCAGCGGGTCCGCCTGATCTGGAACGACGGCCCCGGCATTCAGGACATTCTGCGCCGGCTCGAATCCTGCGCCATCGACATCGGGTTGGCGGGCAAGGGGCGGGGTTGTTGGATGGCGTTCGGCTACGTGCTGGCCAGGGGGCGGAGCCGGGTCCTGGCGTTGCACGACTGCGACATTCTCAGCTACACGCGCCATTATCTCGCCCGCCTCTGTTATCCCATCGCGAACCCCAACATGGGCTATGAGTTCTGCAAGGGCTACTACAGCCGCATCACCGACCGGCTGCACGGCCGCGTGACGCGGCTCTTCTTCACTCCGCTGGTTCGGAGCCTGCAGAAGCTGGCGGGGCCGCAGCCGCTTCTGACCTTCCTGGACAGTTTCCGGTATCCCCTTGCCGGCGAGTTTGCCATGGTGAAGGATCTGGCTTGGATCAACCGAATTCCCGGCGATTGGGGGTTGGAAGTCGGCGTGCTGTCGGAGATCCACCGGAATTGCGCCTTGCGGCGGGTTTGCCAGGTGGATATCGCCGATACCTACGAACACAAGCACCAGGACCTGTCGGGGGGCGATCCCAACGCCGGATTGCTGAAGATGTGCGTGGACATCACGAAGGCGCTGTTCCGCAACCTCGCCAGCGAAGGGCTGGTCCTGTCCGACGGCGTCCTCAAAACCCTACAGGCCACGTACCTCCAGGGGGCGCAAGAGGCCATCGGGCGCTATGAACATGACGCCGCAATCAACAGCTTACGGTTCGACCGGCACGAAGAACGGAAGGCGGTCGAGGTCTTTCTCCATGGCATGAAGCTGGCTACGGAATCCTTTCAGAACGATCCGCTCGGGGTGCCGATGATCTCGAACTGGAGCCGGGTCGCCGCGGCCGTCCCGGACGTGTTCAGCCGGCTGATCGACGTCGTCGAGAACGACCACCAGTGGGATCCGACCGCCGCCATGGCCTCCGTTTCATAG
- a CDS encoding mechanosensitive ion channel family protein, whose product MHPLLNPPLATSSASVLLEPLETMAQRMLAVLPNVLAMSLILIGGVLLAWGARVLIERAARLVGLDRLSDRLGFTTALLRGGVKVNPSRMLGQTGYWIVLGFALLAAIGALHVEAINHATQALLAYIPYLFTACVIMVAGYVLSNFVSRAVLIASVNAGLPPAKLLAACARWGLLLAAAAMALEQLGIAEHIVVVGFAITFGGIVLAATLACGLGAQDLAKQWLEAQFYGRTRWRQPDDLRHL is encoded by the coding sequence ATGCATCCACTGTTGAATCCGCCTCTTGCGACGTCCTCGGCCTCGGTGTTGCTGGAACCGCTTGAGACAATGGCGCAGCGCATGTTGGCGGTCTTGCCCAATGTGCTGGCCATGTCGCTCATCTTGATCGGCGGGGTGTTGTTGGCCTGGGGCGCGAGGGTCCTGATCGAGCGCGCGGCCCGCCTGGTGGGTCTTGACCGGCTGAGCGATCGCCTGGGCTTCACGACGGCGCTGCTGCGCGGCGGGGTCAAGGTCAATCCCTCGCGGATGCTCGGGCAAACGGGCTATTGGATCGTCCTGGGATTTGCGCTTCTGGCGGCGATCGGGGCGCTCCACGTCGAGGCGATCAACCATGCGACCCAGGCGCTCCTGGCCTATATTCCCTATCTGTTCACCGCCTGCGTGATCATGGTGGCGGGCTATGTGCTCTCGAATTTTGTCTCACGGGCCGTGTTGATCGCCTCGGTGAACGCGGGCCTGCCTCCGGCGAAGCTGCTGGCGGCCTGCGCCCGATGGGGGCTGCTGTTGGCGGCCGCCGCTATGGCCTTGGAGCAGTTGGGGATCGCCGAACATATCGTCGTGGTGGGTTTTGCCATCACCTTCGGCGGTATTGTCCTCGCGGCCACGTTGGCCTGCGGGCTCGGCGCGCAAGACTTGGCCAAACAGTGGCTGGAGGCGCAATTTTACGGACGGACTCGATGGCGCCAGCCTGACGATCTGCGTCACCTGTGA
- a CDS encoding HAD-IIB family hydrolase: protein MRRLMVLTNLDGSLLDSVTYSWEPARPALDLLRALAVPIVLVSSKTRMELEQIRARLELEEPFVIENGGAVYLPDRPAHAAVSQKREPGRYRAVEFGTPYATLRQALHDISTEAGVEVRGFGDMEAEEIADRTGLSSEEARLAKQREYDEPFLVEGSAKSAPHVLKAIKGRGLQWTRGGRFFHLTGHNDKGAACRFLLDWYLREWLSGLRRQDVVTIGIGDSLSDVPLLRQVDYPVLVRRPDGTYDAAVEVPNLIYAHGSGPVGWGMAVMNVLRTIG from the coding sequence ATGCGGCGTCTCATGGTGTTGACCAACCTCGACGGCAGTCTCCTGGACAGCGTGACCTATTCGTGGGAGCCGGCGAGGCCTGCGCTGGATCTGCTGCGAGCTCTGGCCGTGCCGATCGTGCTCGTGTCGAGCAAGACCAGGATGGAACTCGAGCAGATACGGGCTCGCTTGGAGCTGGAGGAACCCTTCGTGATCGAAAACGGAGGGGCGGTGTACCTTCCGGACCGTCCCGCCCATGCGGCCGTCAGCCAGAAGCGCGAGCCGGGCCGTTATCGGGCCGTTGAGTTCGGCACGCCCTATGCCACCTTAAGGCAGGCGCTGCACGACATTTCGACGGAGGCCGGGGTCGAGGTGCGGGGGTTCGGGGATATGGAGGCTGAGGAGATTGCCGATCGCACGGGCTTGAGTTCCGAGGAGGCCCGCCTGGCCAAGCAACGCGAATACGATGAACCGTTCCTGGTCGAGGGCTCCGCCAAGTCGGCGCCGCATGTCCTGAAGGCCATCAAGGGCCGGGGATTACAGTGGACCCGCGGAGGCCGGTTTTTTCACCTCACCGGACACAATGACAAGGGGGCGGCCTGCCGGTTTCTGCTCGATTGGTATCTGCGGGAATGGCTCTCCGGTCTCCGGCGGCAGGATGTGGTGACGATCGGCATCGGCGACAGTTTGAGCGACGTCCCCCTGTTGCGGCAGGTGGATTACCCGGTGCTGGTTCGGCGGCCCGACGGAACCTACGATGCCGCCGTCGAGGTGCCCAATCTCATCTACGCCCATGGATCAGGGCCGGTCGGATGGGGGATGGCGGTCATGAACGTGCTCCGAACCATCGGCTAG